The genomic window CTTTGTCTGGGTAAAGAGCAATTATCATATTCTACCCCATACTCCATACAGAAATTTGCTGTGGGAGTGGGGAGCTTGTGGAAGTGTGTAGTGGCTTGGTGGCCAGCAACTTTGAGAAGTAGTGTTGCTTATTCAGAGCTTATTGAAGTgtctaaggagtctttctgctgtgccttttgcaatcggatatgtctgtcacggattggcctcataagtcaccagcgcgcctgtagcaaatgtggatagagccttcccaaatcttcgttcgcgaagcccagccatgaagatgaagatgaagatgaagTGTACTGCAAAAATTCAGGGCTTGTTAGCTCACACTTGTTGAAGTGTTTGTAAAATTTAAGGGCTTGTTGGCCAACATCTTTTGAGTCTAAACAGTGGTTCGTTGCCAGAGTGAAAATGACTGTACACAGAAGTTCCCTGACACCTGTCTGGGGTCTTCGTTCAGCATGACAAGAATTTACAATGAACATTGTGCTCCTGACTAGTGGATTGTGACACCTgcctccccaggaccccccagtaTCCCCCAAGGACTCCCAAACTCCCCTGGGACCCCACAAATCCTCTCAGAACCCCTCCAAATCCACTCTGGGATCCCCCAACCCCCCCTTGGGACCCCTAAAATCTACCCTGggatcccccaaatcccccccgGACCCTCCCAAACACCCCCTGGAACTCCTCCAAATCCAACTCAGGACTCCCAGTGTtccccagaccccccagggATGCACACCAACAGCCCCTGTGGGACTCTCTCAAATCCACCCCAGGATCCCCAACACCCCTCCAGGACCCTCCACACCCCCCTGGTACCCCCTTGGTCTCCCAAATCCAACCAGGCCCCAATCAACCCTGGAAACCCCCACTCCCCGCAGGACCACCTGTCAAACATcccctgggacactgcagccCCTCAGACTACCCAAATCCACTCTGCACCCCTCATATCCCAACCCCTGGGATCCTCCCAACCTCCCCCAGATCCCCCAGATCTACTCTGGGACCCTccagccctccccaccccaaaacACCACCTGGGACCCTCCAAATCCACCTCAAGACATCCTTACCCCCAAATCCACCACAAGACCTCCCATAATGCCCCCTACCCACTCAGACATCTCTGGCACCCCTCAAATCTGATCTAGGACTCTCTCACCCCCGCCAAACACCTGCTGGGGCTCTCCAACCCCCTCCAGACCCCCTAAATCCACCCTAGAACGCCTCAAAGTCCCTGGGAACCCCTGTGGGACCCTCCATCCCTCTTCAGATTCCTCTAAATCCACCCCGAGATCCCCCAAACACCCTCCAGTACCCTCCTGGGATTCCACACTTGCCCTCCAGATCCCCTAAATCCagcctgggacccccaaacagCTGCTGGGAAGCCCCTGGGACATCCCAAATCCACCCTGGGACCCCTCAAACACTCCATGGAAACCCTGGGGaccacccccctccccagagGTCTCCCCCTTCATGCTGTTCCAGCTACCACATGTCCTTGTTGTCCCCTCACTCCCTCCCTATGACGTGGTGGCCTTGTCCTCCCCCGATGTCCTTGTGTATCGCTCGATGGCCCTGTGTCCCTCCTGATGTCCTTGTGTCCCCCCGCCTCAGATGGGTGTTTGGCAGGGAGCTGTGGATGCTGGGGGGGCTGTGtcccagaggggctgtgggggatTCTGTGGGTACTGTGGGGGAATCCAGGGGGCTTAGGGGGTGGGAAAGGTCCCAGGGGTGCTGAGGGGGATCTCATAAATGCTGGGGAGGGGTCCTATGGGTGCTGGGGGTgtctctgtggggctggggacaTTTAGGAGGGTCTCTATGGTTGCTAAGGGTGGGGCTATTGGGGCTGAGGGGGGGCCATGGGGACTGAGAATTTTGGGGGTCTTCTGGGACCTGAAGGGGGGAGTCTAGGAGGATGTACATGGATGGGGCGGTGTTCCGGGGGGCTAGGGCAGTACTATgggtgctgggagagggggTTCCCATGGGTGTTGGGGGAGTCTCTGAGAGACCTGAGGATACTGAGGGGTCACTTTTCCCCAGGGGGGGCTGTCAAGGTGTGGGAAGAGCATTGCTGGGTGTTGGAGCCCCCTCTCCACTTTTAGGGGAGCAGGGTGTTGAGTTCACTGTGTTTGGGTTTGGAGGGACACTGTCCCCTGGAGGTGTATTTTGCAGGGTTGCTGCCCCTGGAGGAGGCTGTGGGGTGGTTGGGGGTGctgaggggttttggggtgcgGGTGACAGTGTGCTGCTGGAGGACATGTACCTGTGCTTGCCGCACACCTGTTGCATCACCTTGTTCCTCaaggacctgctgctggcctGGCACCTGTGGGGCATCTGGGGGGTGATGTCTGAGTGGGACAGCCCTGGGATCCCCATACCTGGATCCAGCCCCCAGGACCATTCCATCAAGACCCCCACCCTGAGGCCCCCATCCTGACACCTTCACACTCCTAATCTTATGGGGGACCCCTACGAGACCTCCACACTGAGATGCGTTCCCCCCATCCCCTCACCCTCTTCCCCAATACCCCCCCACGAGGTCTTCCCCAAAGGGACCTCTATCCAGGGTGGGGGGTTCCCTTCCTGACCCCGGCACCCCTCAGTTTGTTAGAGACCCCCATCCGTGACACCCCAGTACCCCTTCATGGGGACACCACCCCCAAGGGGATCCTCCTAGGACCCTCACTCTGTTGGGGGACCGTCTCCAGCGCTACCACACCCCAATACACGTCTGTGACCCTCAAGCGTTGCTGCCGGAgtgggggggaactgggggcaGGCACCCCCAGGGGACGCTGTTCAGGGCATAGGGATCCCCTACCTCATGGCTGAGCTGCCGGTGCGGGGCGGAGCTTAACGAGCGAGGGGACTTCGGAGGTCCCCTACGGAGGGCGGAGCCTCGGGGGGGGCCCTTTATGGGGCGGGGCTTTGGGCCCACCTTTATAGTGGCGGTGGCCGCCTGCGAGGTTTCCGTTGCCCCCCGGTAAGGAGCCTGCCCGGGCGCCCCGCAAGGGCGATGGCGGCCGcggcgctgctgctgctcctgctgctcctgctgccgccGCTGGCGGCGCTGCTGAGGCGAGGCGCGGGGCGCTGGGGGGcgctgcacctgctgcacccgCAGGGGGCGCTGCACCTAAGCCGCCTGGCGCGGCGGCGCGGGCCGCTGCTGCGCATGCGCTTGGGGGGGCGCGGTGAGTGGAGAGGGGACAACCCCAACACGCCTCCCCCGCCCCGACCTCTCCCAGACCTGCCCTGGGACTCCCCCGCGCGCCCCCTTCCACATCCTACCTTCTTCTTTCCTCCGCCCTCGGGGACTCCCCAAACCTGCCCCTGCCTCTGTCTTGGGGACCACTCCGAACCCCAAACCCTGTCTTGGACCCCCTaacccccaaatctccccctcACCTTCCCTAGGGGACGCCCCAACACCCCAAACCTGCCTCTCCCCCCTCTTTGGGGACCCCCCGACACCCTAGATTCCCTCCCAATCGGAATGGGAACCGGCTCTGGCACCCCAATgcacccccaaaccagcccctcCACCCCGCCGCGAGGGTCCCCCCAACCTCTAAAACCTGCCCTGGGACCCCAGTCCCCCCTCAAACCTGCTCCTTCCTAATGCCCTTGGGGATCCCCCAATCCCCAACCCTTCCCTGggactgcccccccccccaaatcccaccccagGGCTTCCCTCCCTGGTTTGGGATCCCCCTCCAGTTTTGAGgttccccccagcccctcctcttccccccagACGTACTGGTGCTGAGTTCGGCGGGGATCATACGGGAGGCACTGGTCCGGCACTGTGGGGACTGGCTGGGGCGCCCCCCCAGTTACCTGGGTATGGGGGGCGGGGAGAGCTGGGTGTGCTATGGGGGGTTTGGAGGGGTTCCTAGGGGCGTTGGGGAGTTTCTATGGGAACTGAAGAGTATCGCtatggggtttggggggctccTATGGGGTGGAGGGGCCCTATAAGGTTTTGGGGGGTTCCTGTGGCATTGGAGGGGTCACTATGGGATTTAGGAGGGTCCCTATGAGGTTGGGGATGTAAGTGCTGTCAGTTCTGGGGGTCCTGGGATACCCCTGATCCAAGCGGAGTGCCTCCAGTGGAGGACTGGAGGGGTCtctgggggtccctgcccctcccagaCACCCCCTTCTTTCCTCCTAGGGTCGCTGGTGGGAATGAGGGGGACCTATGGGTGGGGCTATGGGCTTGAAGGAGGTTCTGTGGGATAGGGTGGCCCTGCAGGGTACCCTTGGTTCAATGGAGGGGGGTGCCtttgggggctggggggtctgtgggggtcCCTGACCCCTCTGCCTACCCCAGGGTCACTGGTGTCGCATGGAGGCCAGGACCTGGCGTTGGGGGGCCCATGCCCTGGCTGGCGGCAGCAGCGGGGAGCAGCCCGGGGGGCACTGGCACGGGCTGGGACACAGCTCGGGCCCCTCCTTtggctgcagggccaggagttgtgTGAggtgggaccccaaaactgACACCCCTAAAACTGACCCTGCCCCAAAAGTAACCCCTCTGAATCTGAGCCCCCCGAAAAGCTGAGCTTCCCCGAAAGTTATACTCCCATGCATCCAAAACCAGATCCCCATGCAAAACTGACCAGCAAAACCCCACCCAAAACTGATACCTTAAAGCCCACTCACTGCACCCAAACCCCACCCGTGCATGGTAACCATGCCCCTGCACCTGAAAACTGACCCCCAAACTCGGCTGCCTGCACCCAACCTCCATGCTCTGCACCCCAATTCCCCCGAGAGCCCCCCACTcctcccctgggaccccccaagccaCCCTTAGAGCCCACCAATACCCTCCTGGGACACCTCAAATCCCTGTTATAGCTCCCCAGTAACCCTCCTGGAGCACCCACAATTCCCCCAAGGACCTCCCCTGACCCCCGCTTTCCCTCAGGAGCTGCGTTCCCATGGGGGAGCCCCCCTGGACCCTTCTGAGGTGTTCACGTTCCACACTTGCAGCACCATCGCACGCCTCCTCTTCGGGGACCTGGTGGGGACTGTGGGTCTCTGGGATGggggcagggtttgggggggacCCGGGTTTTCACGGGGGCCCAGGGGTTTGGAGGGACCCCTGGAGTACCCAGGTGTTTGAGGGGCCCAGAGGTTCAGGGGGGCCAAGGGGTTTGGGGAGGTCCAGAAGTTTGTGAAGGGGACACCCaggtgtttggggggggggctggCAGGAGTTTGGGGGCACCAGAAGTTTGAGGGGACCCAAGTGTCTGGAGCTATGTTTggggtgttctggggggatcCAGGGTGAAGCTAGGGGTAGTGAGGAGTACCCAGGTGTGTCCTCTCCCAGGTGCCCCCCCCAGGGGAACTCCGGGCCTTCTCCTGCTGTctgggggagctgctgcaggtttGGGGGCGCAGCACTGTGCGGGCTCTTGATCTGCTGCCCCCACTGCGGGTGAgctggaggggggagggggCTATGGGGCACTATGGGGACACTATGAGCATCTTTGGGGCCTAGGGGAGGCTACAGAGCCCTATGGGAGCAGTGCGGGGACTATGGGGCTCTATGGGGGCCCCTGGGGGGCCATAGGGtcctggggaaggggggggggtgtctATAGGGCCGAGGGTGGGCTATGGGGCTGGGAGGTGTCACAGGTTCTAtatggggctgggggagggtatgtggggctggcagggggcatACAGGATCCATATGGGGCTTGGGTGGTCTTTATggggctggggagaggctgTATGGCCCTGGGAGGGGTATAATAGGGTctctgtggggctgagggggaTGTGGATCTGGGTGAAGGAacgtggggctgggaggggtgtTATAGTGTCTATATGGAGCTGGGGAGGGTGTTACAGGGTCTATATGGTGTTGGGGAGCACTGCGAGGCTGGGAGGGGCAGTTATGGGGTCTCTATAGGACTGGGGTGGTCTATATGGAGGATGTGTGTGAGGTCTCTGTGGAGCTGGGGGTGCCTATAGGAACTCAGGTGAGTTTATATAGTTGGAGGGGCACCTATAGGGTCTGTATGGCCCAGGGGACCACGCATAGGGTTTTtctggggctgaggggagtTATGGGGCAT from Pseudopipra pipra isolate bDixPip1 chromosome 28, bDixPip1.hap1, whole genome shotgun sequence includes these protein-coding regions:
- the LOC135403795 gene encoding steroid 21-hydroxylase isoform X4 → MAAAALLLLLLLLLPPLAALLRRGAGRWGALHLLHPQGALHLSRLARRRGPLLRMRLGGRDVLVLSSAGIIREALVRHCGDWLGRPPSYLGSLVSHGGQDLALGGPCPGWRQQRGAARGALARAGTQLGPLLWLQGQELCEELRSHGGAPLDPSEVFTFHTCSTIARLLFGDLVPPPGELRAFSCCLGELLQVWGRSTVRALDLLPPLRALPNPGLRELLRLVQHRDAFVEAQIRRHQLQARLRAELRGLQGPPGPGDTGRLPLLQATVSETLRLRPPAPLGLPHCALRHTSLGGLPIVAGTILVPNLLAAQQDPVIWQQPEAFLPERFLSPGAPWRSLLPFGCGARSCPGEALARAELFVFLGLILREFRLEPGPEGLPGLGVSPGTVLRCPPFHLRMVPCQPPGSP